Within Mongoliitalea daihaiensis, the genomic segment GCCTTGTTCGCGATGGTGTACTCGATTTATGGAGGATTGAAAGCAGTGGCTTGGACAGATGTAGTGCAGGTAGTGTTTTTGATTGCAGGGGGATTGGCTACCACTTATTTGGCATTGAATATTGTGGGTTCTGGTGACGCTTGGGCAGGAATGAGTTTGCTAAGACAAGAAGTGCCAGGACATTTTTCCATGATTTTGGAAAAGGGTGAAATGATGATTCCTGATGGACAAGGAGGTACGCGTGACGCTTATTTGGATTTACCAGGCTTATCTGTCTTGGTAGGAGGGATGTGGATTGTCAATCTAAGCTATTGGGGATTTAATCAATACATTACGCAACGGGCAATGGCAGCCAAAAACCTTAATGAAGCCCAGTTGGGGATTATTTTTGCGGGATTTATAAAGTTGTTAATGCCTTTGATTGTAGTTATTCCCGGGATTGCAGCACTTGTGATTGTCAATGGAGGTACAGATCTTGGTTTTATTCAATCCATGACTGACCCTATGACAGGGAATATCAAACCCGATCGTGCTTATCCAACCTTACTCCAACTTTTACCTGTAGGATTGAAAGGATTGGCGTTTGCGGCATTGACAGCGGCAATCGTTTCTTCATTGGCATCCATGGCCAACAGCACTTCAACGATTTTTACCATGGATATCTACAAACAATACATAGAAAAAGATGCCTCAGAAACCAAGCAAGTGACTGTAGGTCGACTGGCAGCCTTGGTCGCTTTTGTTGTAGCAGCTTTGATTGCCCCCGCTTTAGGTACTTTGGATCAAGCCTTCCAATTTATTCAAGAGTACACAGGCTTTGTATCTCCTGGGGTTTTTGCAATTTTCTTCTTTGGTGTGTTTTGGAAAAAGACGACTTCCAATGCGGCCTTAACAGCAGCTGTATTGACAATTCCCCTCTCTACAGCCTTGAAATTTAGTCTTCCAAATTTGCCCTTCATTGATCGAATGGGAGTAGTATTTTTGATCATTGCAGGGTTAATCATTGCAATCAGTTTGTATGAAGGCAAAGGCAAAGATCATCCGAATAGCATTGAAGTTAATAGAGAACTCTTTAAAACCAGCATGACTTTCAAAATTGGAGCAATAGCAATTTCAGCCATTATCGCTGCTTTATACATAATTTTCTGGTAAGATGATGTTTAGACAAAACTCAATCCTTCTAATATCTTTGATCTGCATAGGGATGATCTTGGCTTGTACGCCAAATAAAGAAAAGGGCGAAAAGTTAAAATATCAAGAGCAGTATAGACCTCAATTTCATTTTTCTCCAGAAGCTAATTGGATGAATGATCCCAATGGGATGGTGTATTGGGATGGTGAGTATCATTTGTTTTATCAGTATTATCCAGACGGTAATGTATGGGGTCCCATGCACTGGGGACATGCTATATCCGAAGATTTGGTCTATTGGGAGCATTTACCCATCGCTTTGTATCCTGATTCGTTGGGCTATATCTTTTCTGGTTCGGCTGTTGTAGATCATGCGAATACTTCTGGTTTGGGTAAAGATGGTAAACCTCCCATGGTGGCAATTTATACCTACCATGATCCCATTGGCGAGGCTGCTGGTAGGGATGATTTTCAGACCCAAGGAATTGCGTATAGCTTAGATAATGGCCGTACTTGGGAAGTCTATCAGGATAATCCTGTTTTAGCCAACCCGGGAATCAAAGACTTCAGAGACCCCAAAGTGATATGGGACGAACAAACGCAACAGTGGATCATGTCTTTAGCTGTTTTGGATAAGATCAGATTTTATACCTCACCAAACCTGCTGAATTGGACTTTTGCCAGTGATTTTCAACCATCTTGGGCTGCTTATGGAGGAGTGTGGGAATGCCCGGATTTATTTCCTTTAAAAACCGAATCTGGTGAAGAAAAATGGGTATTGCTGGTGAGCATCAATCCCGGGGGACCCCAAGGTGGGTCTGCTACTCAATATTTTATAGGTGATTTCGATGGAAAAACATTCAATCCAACCCAAGAAGATGTGGAATGGATAGATTGGGGGGCGGATAACTATGCAGGTGTCACTTGGTCCAATATACCAGAAGAAGATGGAAGAAGACTATTCATCGGCTGGATGAGTAATTGGGATTATGCACAAGTAGTTCCTACTACCACATGGCGTTCAGCTATGACGTTACCTAGAGCTTTATCCCTATATACAGTGAAAGGGAAGGTCTATTTGAAATCTAAACCAGTAGAGGAGTTAAAAGCTTTGAGAGGTAAAGAATTTCCTATTCTAAATTCAACCACTGAAATTGGCTCTAAGTCTTTTGAAGTGCATATTCCACTATCTGATGAAAAAGAGTTTGAAATTACATTTAGCAACGATTCTCAAAATGAAATAAATATTTATAAAGTGAGAGGTCATCTGGTCTTTAACAGAAGTAAATCAGGAAACACATCCTTTATGGAAAGTTTTGGTAGAGTAAATGCTGTAAAATTACCTGATATTCAATTGGATATGATTTCTATTTATTTTGATCAATCCTCTATTGAAATTTTTATCAATGATGGTCAGCTTGCGATGACAAACTTAGTTTTTCCAAAAAGAGCTTATACACATATGGACCTTGTAGGTATAAATCCTGCGGGTAAAATCTATCATTTGAATTCTATTTGGAATTAACCTGACTTGTATGAAACAGAATAAAAGTTATGTCCTTTTCCTTTCCATCACAGCGGCTTTAGGTGGCTTTTTATTTGGTTTTGATACAGCTGTAATTTCCGGTGCTGAGCGGGATATTCAAGTGATTTGGCAGCTTTCGGATTGGAGTCACGGCTTGGCAGTAGCAATGGCCCTGTACGGAACAGTCATTGGAGCACTATTCGGAGGGATTCCTGCGGATAAATTGGGCAGAAAAGTATCCTTATTTTGGATTGGGGTACTGTACTTGGTTTCTGCTATTGGTTCGGCAATGGCTCCAGACGTGAATACCTTTATGTTCTTCCGCTTCTTAGGAGGGTTAGGGGTAGGAGCATCTTCAGTCGTAGCCCCTATGTATATCTCTGAAATAGCTCCAGCTGCCAGAAGAGGGCAATTGGTTGCCCTATATCAATTTAATATCGTATTTGGTATTCTGATGGCTTATTTTTCAAATTACCTCATTGGAACAGCTAATTTAGCTGAATCATGGCGATGGATGTTAGGAGTGGAGGCTATACCGGCATTGATTTACAGTATCTTGATTGTCAAAGTTCCCAAGAGTCCACGATGGTTGATTTCGAAAAAGCAGGATTTTGAAAATGCACGGGTGATCTTGACTAAAACTGACCCTGAGGGAGTGGAAGAAGCCATGCAATTGGCCATAGCCGAAAGCAAGGAGATTAAGGGAAAAGTTTCTTTTACTAGTTTGTTTCAATCCAAGTATAGAAAAATCACTTTTTTTGCCTTTTTAATTGCCTTTTTCAATCAGGTCTCAGGGATTAACGCAATCATTTATTTTGCCCCCAGAATTTTCGAATCTGCAGGCATTGCCACAGAAGATGCTTTATTATCCACAATTGGGATTGGATTTATCAATTTGGTAGCGACCATGGCAGGATTGTATTTTATTGATAAGTTGGGTAGAAAAAAATTAATGTACATAGGTTCGGTGGGATATATCATTTCCCTTTCTTTGATGGCTTACAGTTACTTTGGTGGGGCTGTTGGTCCGCACTTGTTGCCATACTTTGTATTTATTTTTATAGCAGCGCATGCCATTGGTCAAGGTTCGGTAATTTGGGTATTCATTTCTGAGATATTCCCCAATGAATTACGTGCCTATGGGCAATCTTTAGGTTCTTTTACCCACTGGATTTTGGCAGCAGTGATCGCTAATTTATTTCCCTATTTTGCTTCAAATTTTGGAGCTGGATATATTTTTGCTTTCTTCGCAGCAATGATGGTCTTACAGTTGCTTTGGGTAGCTTTCCGAATGCCGGAGACCAAAGGAAGATCCTTGGAAGAAATTCAACAAGATTTACAAAAAAACCATGTCTAAACGCGTCGTATGTTTCGGAGAAATGCTGTGGGATTGTTTTCCTACACATGAAATTCCTGGAGGAGCTCCAATGAATGTAGCCTTACATCTTTCCCAACTGGGCTTGGATGTTGCTTTAATTTCTAGACTAGGCAAAGACACGTATGGTGAAGGTTTGAAGAAATTTGTATCTCAATATTCCTTGGATCAAAAGATGATCCAATTGGATGAAGAACATGCAACAGGGACAGTAGTAGTCAATGATGATGACCCTCAAAATGTCAAATACACGATCGTTTATCCAGTGGCTTGGGATTTTATAGATTGGTCTGAGTCTATACAAGCTGAAGTGAACGGCTCGGATGCATTTATTTTCGGAAGCTTGGCAGTACGGAATGAACAAAGCTGGGAAACCTTGTATCAATTGATCCACAGTCCTGTACTCAAGGTTTTTGATATCAATTTGAGGGCTCCTTACATTGATTTTGAGCAAATTGAAATTATCTTGGGGTATACCGATATTCTAAAAATCAATGAAGATGAATTGGCGATGATGGCTACGTATTTTGGAATTGAATTGGATTCAAATGAAGTATTGCCAACTGCTAAAAAAGTATGTGATTTTTTGGTAGAAGAATTTCCGATTGAATTGATTTGCGTGACTTTGGGAA encodes:
- a CDS encoding sodium/sugar symporter, with amino-acid sequence MLLEPLDLIVFIGYCCLIVGMGIFVSREKKGHVKDSKDYFLASKALPWWAVGASLIASNISAEQFIGMSGSGFAMGLAIATYEWMAAATLLVVAIFFLPVYIKKGIYTMPGFLLDRYDARVRTTMAVFWLLLYVLVNLTSVLYLGALSLNTILDIKLEYGIAGLALFAMVYSIYGGLKAVAWTDVVQVVFLIAGGLATTYLALNIVGSGDAWAGMSLLRQEVPGHFSMILEKGEMMIPDGQGGTRDAYLDLPGLSVLVGGMWIVNLSYWGFNQYITQRAMAAKNLNEAQLGIIFAGFIKLLMPLIVVIPGIAALVIVNGGTDLGFIQSMTDPMTGNIKPDRAYPTLLQLLPVGLKGLAFAALTAAIVSSLASMANSTSTIFTMDIYKQYIEKDASETKQVTVGRLAALVAFVVAALIAPALGTLDQAFQFIQEYTGFVSPGVFAIFFFGVFWKKTTSNAALTAAVLTIPLSTALKFSLPNLPFIDRMGVVFLIIAGLIIAISLYEGKGKDHPNSIEVNRELFKTSMTFKIGAIAISAIIAALYIIFW
- a CDS encoding glycoside hydrolase family 32 protein, with product MMFRQNSILLISLICIGMILACTPNKEKGEKLKYQEQYRPQFHFSPEANWMNDPNGMVYWDGEYHLFYQYYPDGNVWGPMHWGHAISEDLVYWEHLPIALYPDSLGYIFSGSAVVDHANTSGLGKDGKPPMVAIYTYHDPIGEAAGRDDFQTQGIAYSLDNGRTWEVYQDNPVLANPGIKDFRDPKVIWDEQTQQWIMSLAVLDKIRFYTSPNLLNWTFASDFQPSWAAYGGVWECPDLFPLKTESGEEKWVLLVSINPGGPQGGSATQYFIGDFDGKTFNPTQEDVEWIDWGADNYAGVTWSNIPEEDGRRLFIGWMSNWDYAQVVPTTTWRSAMTLPRALSLYTVKGKVYLKSKPVEELKALRGKEFPILNSTTEIGSKSFEVHIPLSDEKEFEITFSNDSQNEINIYKVRGHLVFNRSKSGNTSFMESFGRVNAVKLPDIQLDMISIYFDQSSIEIFINDGQLAMTNLVFPKRAYTHMDLVGINPAGKIYHLNSIWN
- a CDS encoding sugar porter family MFS transporter, translating into MKQNKSYVLFLSITAALGGFLFGFDTAVISGAERDIQVIWQLSDWSHGLAVAMALYGTVIGALFGGIPADKLGRKVSLFWIGVLYLVSAIGSAMAPDVNTFMFFRFLGGLGVGASSVVAPMYISEIAPAARRGQLVALYQFNIVFGILMAYFSNYLIGTANLAESWRWMLGVEAIPALIYSILIVKVPKSPRWLISKKQDFENARVILTKTDPEGVEEAMQLAIAESKEIKGKVSFTSLFQSKYRKITFFAFLIAFFNQVSGINAIIYFAPRIFESAGIATEDALLSTIGIGFINLVATMAGLYFIDKLGRKKLMYIGSVGYIISLSLMAYSYFGGAVGPHLLPYFVFIFIAAHAIGQGSVIWVFISEIFPNELRAYGQSLGSFTHWILAAVIANLFPYFASNFGAGYIFAFFAAMMVLQLLWVAFRMPETKGRSLEEIQQDLQKNHV
- a CDS encoding carbohydrate kinase family protein; this translates as MSKRVVCFGEMLWDCFPTHEIPGGAPMNVALHLSQLGLDVALISRLGKDTYGEGLKKFVSQYSLDQKMIQLDEEHATGTVVVNDDDPQNVKYTIVYPVAWDFIDWSESIQAEVNGSDAFIFGSLAVRNEQSWETLYQLIHSPVLKVFDINLRAPYIDFEQIEIILGYTDILKINEDELAMMATYFGIELDSNEVLPTAKKVCDFLVEEFPIELICVTLGSKGAMIYQNGKVFRHAGYQVKVADTVGSGDAFLSGFVKSYLDGREPMEILDFACALGAYVATQKGGTPRYSLDDVDAVRRAL